Proteins found in one Pocillopora verrucosa isolate sample1 chromosome 12, ASM3666991v2, whole genome shotgun sequence genomic segment:
- the LOC131779062 gene encoding histone acetyltransferase KAT6A-like encodes MAEKRPKYMNWILECINLLRSRKSRPDLERICRTMHKCHGIDQRDTEEDLAALVASGIVTKRSFKGAISYRNASGWHRVIGSGKVSRAARWVSEAIRALDRGYGVSAVDIEKFITARHPYYHNLKARIKIALKEDLDHGRIWSISEGMYRLLESAESPEREIPACDQVCDFCLQSAAANRKGEPEALLICRDCGNKAHPSCMNYTPELVLRITSDASAWQCIDCKACIICNDSGDPGSLLFCDACDKGYHMQCHVPPLETMPIGKWVCYNCQNHPINPVRLSESSDFVTHEAISKSEAGNNVMGDDIPLQCDEEMGECTVEVKDIHIQVDAENVQRELEMLSQSEASSDNKTNSLVPARGSNGDLQTGHSQSNGVHTSANPGTKGIVNGLPNTPIKGSGGAHDSAKDTEKSKSNLPPDTSLWTVTEVVSFFSSLGFPEEAKSFQNQEIDGKALLLMSRNDVLTGMSIKLGPALKIYVHVARLQSQNGTIPS; translated from the exons ATGGCCGAAAAACGTCCGAAGTATATGAACTGGATTCTGGAATGCATCAACTTGCTTCGCAGTCGGAAATCCAGGCCCGACTTGGAGCGAATTTGCCGGACGATGCACAAGTGTCACGGAATTGATCAGAGAGATACCGAAGAAGATTTAGCAGCGCTCGTCGCCAGTGGCATAGTGACAAAGAGGTCTTTTAAAGGGGCAATTTCTTATCGAAATGCATCTGGCTGGCACAGAGTAATAGGTTCCGGCAAAGTTTCGAGAGCCGCCCGATGGGTAAGCGAAGCAATTCGAGCGCTAGATCGTGGTTACGGCGTCAGCGCAGTAGATATTGAGAAATTCATCACCGCTCGGCATCCTTATTACCATAATTTGAAGGCAAGGATCAAGATCGCACTAAAGGAAGACTTAGATCATGGAAGAATCTGGTCGATAAGCGAGGGCATGTATCGCTTACTCGAATCAGCTGAG AGTCCTGAAAGAGAAATTCCAGCATGTGACCAAGTTTGTGATTTCTGTCTACAATCTGCAGCAGCAAATAGGAAAGGAGAGCCAGAAGCTTTACTGATTTGTAGGGACTGTGGCAACAAAG cccATCCAAGTTGTATGAACTACACACCTGAATTAGTTCTTAGAATTACCTCAGATGCCAGTGCATGGCAGTGCATCGACTGTAAAGCTTGTATTATATGTAACGACAGTGGAGATCCC ggtaGTTTATTATTCTGTGATGCCTGTGACAAGGGTTATCACATGCAATGTCATGTCCCTCCACTTGAAACTATGCCTATTG GAAAATGGGTTTGTTACAATTGCCAGAATCATCCAATAAATCCAGTACGTCTTTCCGAATCCAGTGATTTTGTGACTCATGAGGCAATTTCAAAGTCAGAAGCTGGCAATAACGTGATGGGTGATGACATACCACTTCAGTGCGATGAAGAAATGGGGGAATGTACTGTTGAAGTGAAAGATATTCATATCCAAG TTGATGCTGAAAATGTTCAGAGAGAACTTGAAATGCTGAGCCAATCTGAAGCTTCAAgtgacaacaaaacaaactcaTTGGTACCTGCAAGAGGATCAAATGGTGATTTGCAGACAGGTCACAGTCAATCCAATGGAGTTCATACATCTGCAAATCCAGGAACAAAGGGCATTGTTAATGGTTTGCCCA ATACTCCTATCAAAGGATCAGGTGGAGCTCATGATTCAGCTAAAGAtacagaaaaaagcaaaagcaatttACCACCAGACACGTCACTTTGGACTGTTACAGAGGTTGTGTCATTTTTCAGCTCTTTAGGATTTCCAGAAGAGGCAAAGTCCTTTCAAAATCAG GAAATTGATGGAAAAGCGTTGCTTCTGATGTCAAGGAATGATGTGTTGACTGGTATGTCAATCAAGTTAGGTCCTGCATTAAAGATTTATGTCCATGTTGCCCGGCTACAGAGTCAAAATGGCACCATACCATCTTGA
- the LOC131778654 gene encoding LOW QUALITY PROTEIN: terminal uridylyltransferase 4-like (The sequence of the model RefSeq protein was modified relative to this genomic sequence to represent the inferred CDS: inserted 1 base in 1 codon), whose protein sequence is MENSDIAPESSGENPNRTSNGRHPELHQKEESPVGSQTEATREQEITNIPHKNRSKKEKKEESGTSNENQRSPEDLLKIIKELESKHFVVQHDKMKQPNKDAEGPFYCELCELKLADLKRCQEHVRTKGHRRANRTKGESLSLTRITPPSKNQTLALSKLLDSVFLDHGLSPEKDLPLRGKVAKDVHKVVCTKFPECAVFLYGSSSTGFGLKDSDVNLDLVIPDELNVPHVLLSILELLQKDDKYCDVKSEFDAKVPRILFKHLSSGLLCELSPGNITAFKTCCLLKKYCDADPRVNKLVVGLRYWARICNIDCQSEGGLPGYSFALMVIQFLQVAKPPVLPRWVPHEAIDKDNPKATENFASENKEQIGTLWYQLFKFYCIDFDPPNLVISIKDPMPVKREDRRWGHRRLAMEDPFSTKRNVASSLSSDKAYDHFFTCWKNSFKYFASSSQSEILKTSSKPSHKANDGKSVKSKKQESKEVTDDEGIFQLDDLDPLTKQMHSLDVSRNDCEDGGLSQRQTKTNGASLKSKDQIETEIEVEVSLSGSEEEEHRDSKTDSKEQACRSSGKTSDVGVTQLKVVYRFDAKVFQGNSKPVKTCCFCKEDGHVKDQCPDLRKPPLIVLPPMTPTFAQVLDFVCQTCRRDFEFEKSEVSYREEVLKNLEQYIREKYPGARLFLFGSSKNGFGFRNSDIDICMTLENRVKEELDCVEIITNLARLLKKHKDCNNVLPITTAKVPIVKFFLRSCKREADISLYNTLALENTKMLATYAKLDDRVATLGYAVKVFAKVCDIGDASKGSLSSYAYILMLLHYLQQCNPPVIPVLQALHKGDKPPEKFIDGWNCWFLSDERKIGSAWNPKERNNFSVGFLWYGFLRYYTEEFDFEHDVVCCRRTKKLTKFEKMWTKHVFAIEDPFNLDHNLGAGVTKKMANYILTTFIRGRERFGIPRYDIPRDFIQRYFFDVYFLTDGFEAPSDRNCRVCNKIGHIARDCPLSKVNRRAEQRKEEEERKLGKEAGEKIGVKQKPFSAGPSRPRSTSAPSKQGQNKNVDDSIRLSTALSQQGANASDVTSLSKSQPNSQDLSSPPEGRGEGREVADKQSEIPNMKARDQTSLQGSPSAHSACGTQETLVESKENISQPIPAGYVSDVKNEKGNEGRNVNDSEGIIPAAVLPGSKEEDFTKASATPRVQTSSSVQSSHSGEMEPPPGFHGTGRMSQVSDEGSPQLLPDGLPQSPPVNAPSPNILQGQPIVMGTPPRHPIGMLHPQIAPFVFSPSQHDMWLRQHGGIMQIPHSPPVRPLVPYPLSPEVQGVQQPTQQWSGPVENFPMDHPGSPFRGFHRLCEHNQRLLAQSPPIISRTVNRPLGPNSPPLNATSYEDPAMVEGQQFASPPVRHPAFPEGISPSITPQQAQFPPGIPLQHAQFLPSTHPQQTHFPVGSPTQQTQFSPGNHPQRPPFPVGSPPQQTRLLPSTPPQQTPFPVGSNPQHTQFHHGVSPRPPFTPPQSIPQPQGNSLQHAIGTHMTGEQFIGLFRAAEVEEKKEDILPTNPPANDEFQSKELHIAPKNLKAANTPEEHKLLSDLNKVKSLWEGNAAAELQSSSPGPEIVKELNPNGHTEVQDSNDAVPPLQDTEAMIKDEICSTVNENSIKKEDEGMTVDVVKTKESVLEKRFVPALSTQGHDVVVSRKVNMEEQDSSTCEVTLKDKSEANTPVVDNGERKRAEEQEQNIAASAALEEAPRKKNKKRGGRGRKAKTPRQNEATESSPNKQEKTVDDGTKETKNTQGQNQRQKNRVESKVDASKAPPSSSPXRPGPERSEEKPNECSRESPGHGAESNKSSTPKRPGSERSKVKPTDSSRDTSRRGADSNQISTPKKPRSERSEEKPTQSSKDPSPRGAESNQISTPKKPRSERSEENPTQSSKDPSPRAAESNKSSTPKKPGSERSEVKPSESLKNSPRQGAESNKSSASKKSGPECSESKPSESSKDTYRHGAESNQMSTSKKPRSERSEEKPSASSRDGSRRGAESTPGKNKLKESPTSKKDPEKRAPQETNQERGKSARAEKATSPPEDSNKVKPTNQRRRRPRSQSKRGGQNEGK, encoded by the exons atggaaaactctGACATTGCTCCAGAGTCGTCCGGAGAGAATCCAAATAGAACCTCTAACGGGAGACATCCAGAATTGCATCAGAAAGAAGAATCGCCAGTTGGTTCCCAAACTGAAGCGACAAGGGAACAAGAGATAACAAATATTCCCCACAAGAACAGAtctaagaaggaaaaaaaggag GAGAGTGGAAcatcaaatgaaaatcaaagaagtcCAGAAGATTTGCTAAAGATAATAAAAGAACTGGAGTCTAAACATTTTGTTGTGCAACATGATAAAATGAAG CAACCAAATAAGGATGCAGAAGGTCCCTTTTACTGTGAGCTTTGTGAACTAAAATTGGCAGATTTGAAAAGATGTCAAGAACATGTGAGAACCAAGGGTCACAGGAGAGCAAACAGG ACCAAAGGAGAGTCTTTGTCGCTCACACGGATTACCCCACCTTCCAAAAATCAAACCTTAGCTCTGAGCAAGCTTCTTGACTCTGTTTTCTTGGATCATGGATTATCCCCTGAAAAAGATCTACCTTTGAGGGGCAAGGTAGCAAAAGATGTCCATAAGGTTGTGTGCACCAAGTTTCCAG aatgTGCAGTGTTCCTTTATGGATCTTCCTCCACTGGATTTGGTCTGAAGGACAGTGATGTTAACCTTGATCTTGTCATTCCAGATGAG CTCAATGTGCCTCATGTTCTCCTGTCAATTTTGGAGCTACTTCAAAAAGATG ACAAGTACTGCGATGTAAAAAGTGAATTTGATGCAAAGGTACCCAGGATATTATTCAAACATCTTTCAAG tgGACTTCTTTGTGAACTCAGCCCAGGAAATATAACT GCTTTCAAGACTTGCTGCTTGTTAAAGAAGTATTGTGATGCTGATCCTCGCGTCAACAAGTTGGTTGTGGGCCTGCGTTACTGGGCAAGG ATTTGCAACATTGATTGTCAATCAGAGGGTGGTTTACCTGGTTACTCTTTTGCTCTGATGGTCATTCAGTTCCTTCAAGTAGCAAAGCCTCCAGTTCTTCCCAGATGGGTACCACATGAG gcaATTGACAAAGACAACCCAAAAGCTACTGAAAACTTTGCtagtgagaataaagaacagATTGGAACATTGTGGTATCAGCTTTTTAA GTTTTACTGTATTGATTTCGACCCTCCAAATCTGGTGATTTCCATCAAAGATCCAATGCCTGTTAAAAGAGAAGATAGAAGGTGGGGTCATCGTCGACTAGCAATGGAAG ATCCTTTTTCTACCAAGCGAAACGTTGCTTCCTCATTAAGTAGCGACAAAG CATACGACCACTTCTTTACGTGCTGGAAGAACAGCTTTAAGTATTTTGCATCCTCGTCACAAAGTG AGATACTAAAGACAAGTTCTAAACCATCTCACAAGGCGAATGACGGTAAATCAGTGAAAAGTAAGAAGCAGGAGAGCAAGGAGGTCACTGATGACGAGGGTATTTTTCAATTGGATGACTTGGATCCTCTGACCAAACAGATGCACTCTCTGGATGTTTCTAGGAACGACTGTGAAGATGGTGGTTTGTCTCAAAGACAAACTAAAACGAATGGTGCTAGCTTGAAAAGCAAGGATCAAATTGAGACAGAAATTGAAGTTGAAGTAAGTTTGAGTGGATCTGAAGAGGAAGAACACAGAGACTCCAAAACTGACTCAAAGGAGCAAGCGTGTAGGTCTTCAGGAAAAACCAGCGACGTGGGTGTTACTCAGCTGAAGGTTGTTTATAGATTTGATGCTAAAGTTTTCCAAGGAAACAGTAAACCAGTTAAAACCTGTTGCTTTTGCAAAGAGGATGGTCACGTGAAGGATCAGTGCCCAGATTTGCGGAAGCCGCCTCTGATAGTACTGCCGCCAATGACGCCAACGTTTGCTCAAGTGCTAGATTTTGTCTGCCAGACTTGTAGAC GtgattttgaatttgaaaaatcagAAGTTTCATACCGAGAGGAGGTGTTGAAGAATCTGGAACAGTACATCCGTGAGAAGTATCCAG GCGCACGACTGTTTCTCTTTGGTTCCTCCAAAAATGGCTTTGGGTTTCGTAATAGTGACATTGATATTTGCATGACGCTGGAAAACCGTGTCAAAGAAGAATTGGATTGTGTGGAGATCATCACTAACCTTGCAAGGCTTCTCAAGAAACACAAAGACTGTAACAATGTACTGCCTATCACCACAGCAAAGGTTCCCATTGTGAAGTTCTTCCTTCGCAGTTGTAAGCGTGAGGCTGATATAAGCTTATATAACACACTTGCATTGGAGAACACAAAGATGCTTGCTACCTACGCTAAGCTGGATGATCGTGTTGCTACTCTTGGCTATGCTGTAAAGGTATTTGCCAAG GTGTGTGACATCGGAGACGCTTCAAAGGGCAGCCTGTCATCCTACGCCTATATACTCATGCTTCTTCATTATCTGCAACAGTGCAATCCTCCAGTCATTCCAGTGCTACAGGCCTTGCACAAGGGTGACAAACCGCCCGAGAAGTTCATTGATGGCTGGAATTGCTGGTTTCTGAGTGACGAGAGGAAAATT GGAAGTGCCTGGAATCCAAAGGAGAGGAACAATTTCAGTGTGGGTTTCCTGTGGTATGGCTTTCTAAGATATTATACTGAAGAATTTGACTTCGAACACGACGTGGTTTGTTGCAGAAGAACAAAAAAGCTgaccaaatttgaaaaaatgtggACCAAACACGTGTTCGCAATTGAGG ACCCTTTCAATCTGGACCACAACTTGGGTGCGGGCGTGACAAAGAAGATGGCCAACTATATCCTGACCACCTTTATCAGAGGACGTGAACGCTTTGGAATTCCACGATATGATATACCCAGAGATTTTATTCAGCGGTACTTCTTTGATGTTTACTTTCTTACAGATGGCTTTGAAGCTCCAAGTGACAGGAATTGCCGCGTTTGTAATAAAATAGGCCATATTGCAAGAGATTGCCCTCTTTCTAAGGTCAATCGACGTGCAGAGCAAAGgaaggaagaggaagaaaggaaattgggTAAAGAAGCTGGCGAAAAAATAGGCGTGAAACAGAAGCCTTTTAGCGCAGGACCTTCACGTCCAAGATCTACTTCTGCGCCAAGCAAACAGGGACAAAACAAGAATGTTGACGATAGTATTCGTCTGTCAACAGCACTGTCTCAACAAGGTGCTAATGCTTCGGATGTAACATCTCTCTCAAAATCTCAACCAAATTCACAAGATCTTTCGTCTCCTCcagaggggagaggggaggggagagaggtcGCAGATAAGCAATCCGAGATTCCAAATATGAAAGCACGTGACCAGACCTCTCTGCAGGGCTCGCCCAGTGCGCATTCAGCCTGTGGTACTCAAGAGACTTTGGTGgagtcaaaagaaaacatatctCAACCCATACCGGCAGGCTACGTCTCTGATGTTAAGAATGAGAAAGGTAACGAAGGTAGAAATGTAAATGACTCGGAGGGCATCATCCCAGCTGCGGTTTTACCAGGTTCAAAGGAAGAGGATTTTACTAAGGCATCTGCAACGCCACGAGTGCAGACTTCTTCATCAGTGCAATCCAGTCACTCTGGAGAAATGGAACCTCCTCCCGGCTTCCACGGCACCGGCAGGATGTCTCAGGTGTCCGATGAAGGATCTCCACAATTGTTACCTGATGGTCTCCCACAGTCCCCTCCTGTAAATGCTCCATCACCTAATATCTTACAAGGTCAGCCTATCGTTATGGGTACTCCACCACGGCATCCAATAGGCATGCTCCACCCCCAAATTGCTCCGTTTGTATTTTCTCCCAGTCAACATGACATGTGGCTGAGGCAACATGGTGGAATCATGCAAATTCCCCATAGTCCACCTGTGAGGCCACTTGTTCCTTATCCTTTGTCACCTGAAGTTCAAGGTGTTCAACAACCAACGCAGCAGTGGAGTGGTCCTGTAGAAAACTTTCCAATGGATCATCCCGGCTCCCCTTTTCGGGGATTCCATCGTCTTTGTGAGCACAACCAACGATTACTTGCACAGAGCCCTCCAATTATTTCAAGAACTGTTAATAGGCCATTGGGACCAAACAGCCCTCCCCTTAATGCGACCAGTTATGAAGATCCAGCTATGGTAGAAGGGCAGCAGTTCGCCTCGCCTCCAGTAAGACATCCTGCTTTCCCAGAAGGCATTTCTCCCAGTATCACTCCACAGCAGGCCCAGTTTCCTCCTGGTATCCCTCTACAACACGCCCAATTTCTGCCCAGCACTCATCCACAGCAAACCCATTTTCCTGTTGGTTCTCCTACACAGCAGACTCAATTTAGTCCTGGTAATCATCCACAGCGACCCCCCTTCCCCGTGGGTTCTCCTCCACAACAGACTCGATTGCTTCCCAGCACTCCTCCTCAGCAAACTCCCTTTCCGGTTGGTTCTAATCCACAGCACACCCAATTTCATCATGGTGTTTCTCCACGGCCCCCTTTTACTCCACCACAGAGTATACCACAGCCGCAAGGAAACAGTTTACAGCATGCCATCGGAACACACATG ACAGGAGAACAGTTCATCGGCCTCTTCCGGGCCGCTGAAGTAGAGGAAAAGAAGGAAGACATTCTCCCTACGAATCCCCCTGCAAATGATGAGTTTCAG TCTAAGGAACTACATATTGCTCCAAAGAATTTGAAAGCCGCCAATACCCCAGAAGAACATAAGTTGCTATCCGATCTGAACAAAGTGAAGAGCCTATGGGAAGGCAATGCTGCAGCTGAATTGCAAAGCAGTAGCCCTGGTCCAGAAATAGTCAAGGAATTGAATCCCAATGGGCATACTGAAGTTCAAGATTCAAATGATGCGGTTCCTCCTCTCCAAGACACCGAGGCAATGATAAAAGACGAAATATGTTCAACTGTTAACGAGAACTCGATTAAAAAAGAGGATGAAGGAATGACAGTGGATGTAGTCAAAACTAAGGAAAGCGTTTTGGAAAAGCGATTTGTACCGGCTCTCTCGACTCAAGGACATGATGTAGTGGTTTCGAGAAAGGTGAACATGGAGGAACAAGATTCATCTACCTGTGAGGTGACTTTGAAAGATAAATCGGAGGCAAATACGCCTGTAGTAGACAATGGAGAGCGAAAGAGAGCTGAGGAACAAGAACAGAACATTGCAGCTTCGGCTGCGCTAGAAGAAGCTCccagaaaaaagaacaaaaagcgGGGCGGTCGTGGAAGGAAGGCTAAGACACCAAGACAAAACGAAGCTACAGAGAGTTCTCCAAACAAGCAAGAGAAAACCGTAGATGATGgcacaaaagaaacaaagaatacTCAAGGGCAAAATCAACGCCAGAAAAATCGCGTCGAATCCAAAGTTGACGCTTCAAAGGCTCCTCCTTCATCTTCAC AAAGGCCTGGACCTGAACGCTCCGAAGAAAAACCGAATGAATGCTCTAGAGAAAGTCCTGGCCATGGTGCCGAGTCAAATAAAAGTTCTACCCCCAAAAGGCCAGGATCTGAACGTTCCAAAGTAAAACCGACTGACTCTTCAAGAGACACTTCACGCCGAGGTGCCGATTCAAATCAAATTTCGACGCCTAAAAAGCCTAGATCTGAACGCTCCGAAGAAAAACCGACTCAATCTTCAAAAGACCCTTCTCCCCGTGGTGCTGAGTCAAATCAAATTTCGACGCCTAAAAAGCCCAGATCTGAACGCTCTGAAGAAAATCCGACTCAATCTTCAAAGGACCCTTCTCCCCGTGCTGCTGAGTCAAATAAAAGTTCTACACCCAAAAAGCCTGGATCTGAGCGCTCCGAAGTGAAACCGAGTGAATCTTTAAAGAACAGCCCTCGTCAGGGTGCCGAGTCAAATAAAAGTTCTGCATCCAAGAAGTCTGGACCTGAGTGCTCCGAATCGAAACCTTCTGAATCTTCAAAAGACACTTATCGCCATGGTGCTGAGTCAAATCAAATGTCCACGTCTAAAAAACCTAGATCTGAACGCTCCGAAGAAAAACCGAGTGCATCCTCTAGGGATGGTTCTCGCCGTGGTGCCGAGTCCACACCAGGTAAGAATAAACTCAAAGAGTCACCTACAAGCAAGAAAGACCCTGAAAAGAGAGCACCACAGGAAACCAATCAAGAACGTGGTAAGAGTGCAAGAGCAGAAAAGGCTACTAGTCCCCCCGAGGATTCTAACAAAGTTAAACCTACAAATCAGAGACGGAGAAGACCAAGATCCCAGTCCAAAAGGGGCGGACAGAACGAAGGGAAATAA
- the LOC131778685 gene encoding uncharacterized protein → MMATSSSREQKSKNNVRKCYVKNECPFGVSRGPVTTHKRDFAEVDNHRQRALVGKVKDAFRTISFRSEPTIGEDDLVTRRNSLTPISFRVNSRNSYALDAKKRHELVQSLVPKCYEHLQNFHHYRNDMERLNSGCKVLYLSAKNGDKVGEEKETQGVYGQASVKTECWPLRRRNGLGSNARNLKMPRKLTSTAVAKESKKDSALSPRCDVNVSKTKQSNLSSVLNCSEAKLKANDSKGGSGDYSKLAFGNGAERLTPRECESRRGSGEVPSVKLEEDISIVESPGVHLMHSSDSAVSDISPHPPMTTPELDISRRSSVRTLVFESQEELDTNSGKNPSSAQRTAYKDSKHSPHLLAPFQSRFPHLKCSELASSQNRQKRNVTAVIPPWQQYRILCDAFRPNQQQNSRSNGYKKPKFATTTELEYYIEIVSETNDNCGFNF, encoded by the coding sequence ATGATGGCGACAAGTTCTTCCCGGGAACAGAAGTCAAAAAATAACGTACGAAAATGTTACGTGAAAAATGAGTGTCCCTTTGGAGTAAGTCGGGGCCCTGTGACAACGCATAAACGTGATTTTGCGGAAGTCGACAATCACAGACAGCGAGCGCTGGTGGGAAAAGTGAAAGATGCCTTTCGGACAATTTCCTTTCGTTCAGAGCCAACAATTGGCGAGGACGATTTGGTTACCAGACGCAATTCACTAACACCCATCAGTTTTCGAGTTAACAGCAGAAATAGTTACGCTTTGGATGCCAAGAAACGCCATGAACTTGTTCAGAGTCTCGTACCCAAATGTTATGAGCATCTTCAGAATTTTCATCACTATCGAAACGATATGGAAAGATTGAACTCGGGGTGTAAAGTTTTGTACCTCTCTGCGAAAAACGGAGATAAAGTTGGGGAGGAGAAAGAAACTCAAGGAGTTTATGGTCAAGCTTCGGTGAAAACCGAATGTTGGCCTCTAAGGCGACGGAACGGCCTTGGTTCAAAtgcaagaaatttaaaaatgcctCGTAAACTTACATCAACGGCGGTAGCTAAGGAGTCCAAAAAGGATTCTGCACTCTCACCAAGATGCGATGTTAACGTCTCTAAAACTAAGCAGTCTAACTTGAGTAGCGTGTTGAACTGTTCCGAAGCAAAATTAAAAGCGAACGATTCTAAAGGAGGTTCAGGAGATTATTCCAAACTGGCTTTTGGCAATGGAGCAGAGAGATTGACGCCTCGTGAATGTGAGAGCCGTAGAGGGAGCGGTGAAGTGCCTTCTGTTAAGCTTGAGGAAGATATCAGCATTGTTGAATCGCCAGGTGTTCACCTCATGCACAGCTCTGACAGTGCAGTTAGCGATATTTCACCACATCCCCCCATGACAACGCCGGAGCTTGACATTTCTAGAAGATCTTCCGTTCGTACTCTGGTTTTCGAAAGTCAAGAGGAACTTGATACAAATAGTGGAAAAAATCCATCGTCTGCACAAAGAACTGCTTACAAAGATTCGAAGCACAGCCCTCACCTTCTTGCCCCGTTTCAATCCAGATTTCCGCATCTGAAATGTTCCGAGTTGGCGAGTTCTCAAAACCGACAAAAGAGAAATGTAACCGCTGTGATTCCACCATGGCAACAATATCGTATTTTGTGTGACGCATTTCGGCCTAATCAACAGCAGAACTCGCGTTCGAACGGGTACAAAAAGCCCAAGTTTGCCACAACCACAGAGCTGGAATATTACATCGAGATTGTGTCTGAAACGAACGATAATTGCGGATTTAATTTCTAG
- the LOC131778973 gene encoding histamine H2 receptor-like: MNLSIPSSTESALMGTECGLSNILQGNIDHTNTITYVTISFLIVLAIATCPFTILLNILVIAVVKTKSHLKTNSNIVLACLAVTDASVGVVAQPLYIAIRILGLLGDTSDEYCRLLHSSRNVFRLLAGSSVLHLFLMSFERYLSINHPFKYPRMLNKARILKASVLAWLIAVMATIPFTITSVRFYLTINNALLGVFAALIIFCQVVVYKETRRHERHIATNQISAEAREKFRKEKKALKLTTCVIFFLVLSYLPIFIVRLLLLTSTITSVNLANISLNFVTCIAILNSLINPIIYCVRLRQFRVAFIQMLLRKNNLQAEQFERQIFKSSNKQEPGHKFENEGKHHEVRHTQSR, from the coding sequence ATGAATTTAAGTATTCCTTCATCTACCGAGTCTGCACTCATGGGAACTGAATGTGGTTTGTCGAATATTCTGCAAGGAAATATTGACCACACAAACACAATAACATACGTAACTATCTCTTTCCTGATCGTGTTAGCCATAGCTACGTGTCCTTTCACAATTTTGTTGAATATTCTGGTGATCGCTGTCGTGAAAACTAAGTCGCATTTGAAGACAAACTCCAACATCGTACTCGCCTGTTTAGCGGTTACTGATGCCTCTGTAGGAGTGGTCGCTCAGCCTCTGTACATCGCCATCAGAATATTGGGTCTTCTTGGTGACACGTCAGACGAATACTGTAGACTGCTTCACTCATCAAGAAACGTCTTCAGACTCCTGGCTGGTTCGTCTGTATTACATTTGTTCCTGATGAGCTTCGAACGCTACCTCTCCATAAATCATCCATTTAAGTACCCGCGCATGCTTAATAAAGCTCGTATACTTAAAGCGTCCGTTCTAGCGTGGCTTATAGCAGTGATGGCGACAATTCCATTTACGATCACTAGTGTGAGATTCTACTTGACTATCAATAATGCTTTATTGGGCGTGTTTGCGGCACTAATTATTTTCTGCCAGGTTGTTGTTTACAAAGAGACCCGTCGACATGAGAGGCATATTGCCACTAATCAAATCTCAGCGGAGGCCAGAGAGAAAtttaggaaagaaaagaaagcctTGAAGCTCACAACTtgcgtcattttttttctcgttttgagttatttgccaatttttattgTTCGTTTACTTTTGTTGACCTCTACTATAACCAGTGTAAATTTAGCTAATATCAGCTTAAACTTTGTAACCTGCATTGCAATTCTCAATTCGCTCATCAACCCTATCATTTACTGTGTAAGACTGAGACAGTTTCGCGTTGCGTTTATTCAAATGTTACTACGGAAAAACAATTTACAAGCTGAACAGTTTGAAAGGCAAATATTTAAATCCTCTAATAAGCAAGAACCTGGacataaatttgaaaatgaaggaAAGCATCATGAAGTTCGTCATACACAGAGTCGTTAG